In a single window of the Limnohabitans sp. 2KL-27 genome:
- the ampD gene encoding 1,6-anhydro-N-acetylmuramyl-L-alanine amidase AmpD, with protein MMAFMRVPDSDHTSPATWQEGWHAHAQRLRSPNFGPRPARACIDLIVIHSISLPPGQYGGDSVQRLFTNQLDWDAHPYFQSIRGLEVSSHFYIRRDGSLWQFVSCDDRAWHAGQSQYRGRPHCNDDSIGIELEGLEGDTFEDAQYQQLAQLCGDIRRHYPIAHLAGHEHIAPGRKMDPGPGFQWLRLQQLLDFPPQVFP; from the coding sequence ATGATGGCATTCATGCGGGTGCCTGATTCAGACCACACCTCGCCTGCCACTTGGCAAGAAGGCTGGCATGCACATGCTCAACGGCTGAGGTCGCCCAATTTCGGGCCACGGCCAGCAAGGGCCTGCATTGACCTGATCGTGATCCACTCGATCAGTCTGCCTCCCGGACAATATGGCGGAGACAGCGTGCAGCGCCTGTTCACCAACCAACTCGATTGGGATGCCCATCCCTATTTCCAGAGCATCCGAGGGCTGGAAGTCTCATCGCACTTTTACATCCGCCGTGATGGCTCGCTTTGGCAATTTGTCAGCTGCGACGACCGGGCATGGCATGCCGGACAGTCCCAATACAGGGGCCGGCCCCACTGCAACGACGACTCGATCGGTATTGAACTTGAAGGTCTGGAAGGCGACACCTTCGAAGACGCGCAATACCAACAACTGGCCCAACTGTGCGGGGATATCCGCCGCCACTATCCCATCGCCCATCTGGCTGGGCACGAACACATTGCGCCGGGCAGAAAAATGGATCCGGGCCCGGGCTTCCAATGGCTGCGTTTGCAGCAACTGTTGGATTTTCCG
- a CDS encoding PP0621 family protein: protein MKYLFLLLVVLLVIWAIKRGKVAKQDKPPSTPKAPTPSEMVTCAHCGIHLPQEEAVSGQKGLYCSTEHRTAAQDRNPI, encoded by the coding sequence ATGAAATATCTGTTTTTGCTGTTGGTGGTTTTGTTGGTCATCTGGGCGATCAAGCGCGGCAAAGTGGCAAAACAGGACAAGCCGCCATCCACCCCAAAGGCTCCGACGCCCTCGGAAATGGTCACCTGTGCCCATTGCGGGATTCATCTGCCGCAAGAAGAAGCGGTGTCAGGCCAAAAAGGGCTTTACTGCAGCACCGAGCATCGGACTGCAGCGCAAGACCGCAACCCCATCTGA